The Nilaparvata lugens isolate BPH chromosome 14, ASM1435652v1, whole genome shotgun sequence DNA segment GACTTAGCCAAATCCTGAGCTAGTAAACCGGTCCTAGAGTAAGTAACTCTTAATTTTTGTAAGATGTATTGAAATTGCATTATTTTTTAGTGAAACCTACATTAAAAATGTGCCGCATAAATAAACTATTGTGTCAATAgtttaatcaatttttaaagactagatttagggccggtttccgagctcgggattcagccaagtcctagactttaaacagctgaagtcagaaaatttgttttccaaaacgtagtcgcagtcattgtctcatagtcacgtttgaattaaatttcaaaaaacaagaaaattgaacacaaaataaaataaagagaaaatagtgtaaagttacagctattttgaattatttaggaatgtctaatttcgtaaAGGAAAAACGTTTTTCTACAGTTACGTTGACCATTgttggccattgctgcactgattacagaacgcaaagaatcacttttccgctgtagtgcgggaaaaattcttctgcactccagatttgcaacatggcaacgcaaaatacttagtaggttatatggagcaacagtgcagcaaaatcaaaatgaagttggtaacagtgactgggctgctatagtgagcagaggtgcaacaaAGCACAATgagcaaattattaattatatattatagccAAGGACAGCGACAGCACAGTGctaccacagcacacaccacacagccgcctcgccattcaaacacacatacattattcaggcaattatACCCACTGTGTTGCTTTGTAGTTACacaaatcacagctgaagggtctttcACCTGTGTGTGTCCTTAGATGAGAGATGAGTTGTGATTTCCCTGTTGTTTTGTAGTCACAGAATTTGCAAGCATGTTTTCCAGATGTGTGTATTCTgcaatgaagattcaattctcTAGTGTTGCTGAATGATTCACCACACAACTGACACTTTGTTGAATCTCTGTAACTCGCTGCATCAATCACATTCTTCCTTGCATTTTCGATTAGTAAGTCCATCTCATTGCAAACTTCTTCAGAATCTTTCATCATAGTGTTTCCAGGAGTTGTGTCAACAGACACATGAGAGCTTGAACATTTTCGTTCCTCAAAGTATGGTATATGTAGTCCAGATGATACACTTCCACTTTCATAATTCTCAGATACTACATCACAAGAAATATCTTCAATCTGCATCAATGTATCTGAATGATCTGTTTCAAAAGATATGTGTTCTTCTTCCTTAATTTCCCcagttccaaattttatttgttcaataacAGAGGGGTCAGAATCCAGTCTATGTGAGGAGAGAGAATAGATGCTTTCAATCTGCAGACAGGTGTCACTCTCTTGCTTTATTTCTCCACTTCTCACTCCAATTTCTACTCCacattgttgttgttgttcttcttcttcttcttcctcatcttcttcaatTAGTTCCTCTGGTTTGATCCGAATTATTTCAATGGGATGTTTGGAGTAATTGTGGTCCAAGTATACACTTTGATTGTCCACATTGAGTTGGATGTGATGCTTATCTTCAATGGTGTCTTGATGTTGATCTGCTCCATGGATTGGCCAATCACAGTTGTCCATGTCTGGTCCTCGATGTTGACCTTGAGTTGTCTTGACCTTGACCATCCAAGTAGTCTGGCTGCATCTGGACTGGACTGAATCCACTGTGGCTTCCTCACTCTTCTCCCTGTAAACAAGTCAGTGGCTAAGTTGGTCACATGTGGTGGAGTATTTGGACAAATAGGTTACCACTATTTCATATCTCATAACATATTTGATGAGCTTTAATTccataaatgaattttcaatgaatgaatgatataaATTTCAGGAAGAATTGAATGTTAGCCTTTGATTGTGTATCTCTGAAGTGGGATTAACATTGGTCAACTTCACTggaattcaagttttttcaacATTGGTGTAAAATAGACAATTTAAAAAACATGTTCAACATTTACAAATCTTGAAGAAGGGTCTTgtggattcaagtttctgttcttgtaaacttgacttcaagtttgcaaaatacattcatattatacaaaaatctggtgtggcgcactcacacaactttccttgccgttatgaaaattgatcacctgacgctggtGTTCCCGtgtatctcaagtctactattcaaagatccaagccagctggtgataggacaataaggctggagacacacgaagtttgctatctcttcatagtgaatgatttaatagaatcaacagtttgtaattgaaataataacattttctcgaatttcgagcttattttcaattttaggtgaaaatgttactgaacattaattgaagagattttcatgctcaatcttttccacttgaatttttttgtttaaattgtatctaaagcctgataattgggaatctaaaatcaaactttgcatagatggggcggagctcctgaaatttttacagatatgggacttgtggcagttgatagagcttatcaatgactattttaggtataaatttgatcaaaatcgttggagccgtttacgagaaaatcgcgagaactttgaattatttaggaatgtctaattttgtcaaggaaaaacgtttccaattatagaaatgagaaaataaaaacttcaactactgttataaaagctgtgactatgccccgttttggaaagccaattttctgactccagctgtttaaagtttaggacttagctaaatcccaagcttGGAAACCGGCTCTAAAAGGACAGCtacataaatttcaagtgagaGGCCAGgctcattattattttactagAAGACTTGATGATGTGGACCTGCCACAATCGCGATTGGCCAAATCACACAACAGTTTTCCAATTTGCACCctaaaaatattcaacaggCTCCCATTGTGTCTCCGTGAATTGGAagataaacaatttaaaaatgtgCTTCGACATAAACTCCTCAAACTTCCACTCTATTCCTTGAGTGAAGAGGAGATCACTCGTTTTATTTGTCTCTTTGACATGCCATCTCGATAGTTTGTGTAAATTTTATGAACGGTTgtgttttttaatttcttttgacGAAATCTATCCAGTGTAAAGACTAAAGACTGGTCATGGatggaaagaaaattgaattgaatttgagacAAATCTAGCCTAACTCGTTCTTTCCCTGAAatcttttaaaattaataaagacATTAActtaattttgacaaaataaaaaatgattatttaatattttaatgattCCTGGATAAAGGAGAttgtatttcaaaatacaaaattttccCCAGGCCAAATCATGGATTATTAGGCTACCTGCCagtcataaataatatttgttctGTTATTAGAAGGCTActgtagaatatttattttaatacattataggctataaatttattatgaaaatatattaagtAAACTTCATTGAAactctttcaaaaaatatgagaaattaATTGGTTTTACAGGTTATGTTAGTCAGACttagttcttgatttttataCAACTACTATTACCATATGAAGTTGGCTACCGTACTTACTTCTAAATCCatttcagttgaaataatataattatttaattttcaatttaaaattctgaaaaacaatattattaaaatatatatgtaaatgGACAATACCAGCAAAAGAGCAAAATATTTTGTCCCAATCCCTATGGATAACTCTCGATATATGATATATCGATATAACTATGATATATCGATATTCTACCTCCGATGtattagtaaaatataatcgatCATTGGTCttccaatttataaatataacttTCAATTAATATAGTTTTTTGATAGGAAAACAGCATTGCcatttctctgccttgtcattGCTTTCTacagatggtagctgataccagtatatcatATGTAATATCAACGGTTTGTactcctttaaaaataataatcattcatattctttccatcaTACAGACactaattattcaatgattgaataatgcatttttatcattgaaatcAAATATTTCGTTAATCAATATGTCATTGAAAAATGATGAGGCAACGCTAGGAAATGATAGCGGTATGgccagtatcaacacaatatgatacagtatcaccacaatatgatacagtatcatctcaacttgatacacaacactatgatttgatacattcgctatctgctttgtggaatgatatacaaggatagcaacaccaatgtttatcgaatactgccattataacgtgcacctcactatagcatttttctgactgttaggttgaatttgtttattgaatctagatttctgatggctgcaggtaatttattaaaataacgtattccagagtagaatggagtTTTTCCTAGAGCTGTGTGCCTATGTACTGGAAAAGCAATGAGACTACTATAACTTGTATTATACCCGTGATTATCTGtgcagaattgaaatttatctaaattctgTTTAACAGAAACCAACAATTGACAGATAAAAATAGATGGCAGCGTTGGAATGTTTAGGTTTTTAAAGAATGCTTTGCAAGAATCTCTTGATCTCAATCCACAAATAACtcttttactatttttttctgcattataaaaattttatcactatcaacagaatttccccagaaaatgGTTCCGTAGCTCAGATATGAGTAGACATATGCGTATGTAGTAGTAGACGGCCAAAAGTATCAAATTGTTCACTAATCATTACGACGACTTCAACAGACGACTGTACTGaacttgatttgaattgaaactgaACTGGAGATGATTTTGTGGTAGCTGGTGGCTCTAGTAGTGTACAATGACAGACTGATAATAGGTACTCAATGGTGTATGACGTGGTGGCGCGACAGTCTGGTGGCGACACAAAATCGGCGGCTCGAGCCACCACTCTCCTGAAAGCTCGGCTGGTGACTCTAGTGTGCAGTGACAGATAAGAGACAATGCTACCACGTGGTGGCGCTTCCGTGGAAGCGCTTCCATGGTGGCCCAGTGTGCAGTGCAGTGACGGATAAGAGACAATGCTACCACGTGGTGGCGCTTCCGTGGAAGCGCTTCCATGGTGGCCCAGTGTGCAGTGACAGATAAGAGACAATGCTACCACTAGGTGGCGCTTCCGTAGAAGCGCTTCCATGGTGGCCCAGTGTGCAGTGACAGATAAGAGACAATGCTACCATGTGGTGGCGCTTCCGTGGAAGCGCTTCCATGGTGGCCCAGTGTGCAGTGACAGATAAGACAATGCTACCATGTGGTGGCGCTTCCGTGGAAGCGCTTCCATAGTGGCCCAGTGTGCAGTGACAGATAAGGGACAATGCTACCACGTGGTGGCGCTTCCGTGGAAGCGCTTCCATAGTGGCCCAGTGTGCAAAGGGACTTAGAATACTATTTTGATTTAGGATATAAACACAAAACAGAACACAccaattaattttcatacttttttcttctctAATTATTCTTGTACAAGTGATAGTATTAAGTTTCATAAtatgagaaagaaagaaacatctataatattaacaaataattatcaattactCATTACTTAACACTAATATTACACTTACACACTCTTCAACTATGTAGAAACGCTCccgcaatttttcaaattgttaatcaattttttttgtagaaAACATCCAATACTAGCTACACTTTAAACTATTAGCTTGCACaacagccagttaaattttaaccgtaattaattccactagaaccaatcagagaaggcatttttgaaaagacggcttctctgattggttctcgtggaataaattacggttaaaatttaaccggctgttctGCAACTGACAAATTATTATCTAACCAATGCTCACAGTTTGAAGaggatctatagtgaggtccactttataatggcagtggagaaagataggagaaaaacgtagctgatcctctgtcttgtcaatgccttctatatacggtagctgatacaggtttattgatgtcatatcaactgttcattctcgtttaaaataatcaattatattttattaagcaagaaattatatttttcaatgatttcataattaagatgatatattattatgttaattaattaattattctacattgttaaaatacgatctggcaacagagcaaagcgagaaagagatagcgctatccgctttgttgaatgatagacaaggatagcaataccattgctaatcaaacactgccattataacgtgggcctcacttaAGCAGAATATGTatgtatttcaattttgaaacatatgaaattattcaagtgataatatATAGAAGtaaaaatgttaattttgaactttttttgGATTAATCAAAGATGTAAATTTTGAGCTTTAAGTGAATTTAAGAAAGTAATTCAACTAGTTCTTCAAATTAAAAGTTAGAAACCTTCAGTTCTTGTGAAATAAGAAAAGTGATATTCTATTTCTCAAGTACATAGTGAAAGATCTATTTCAAAGTGAACATTTTGTGGAAGAAACGTTTTGAAAGACATCTGTGtatggaaattaatgagaaatattgcatttattcaaatgctaatgaataaattctttttattaaacgaaaatccaaaacaaatgctgtaaatcaccccgaagacttctgctactgcaattattgacaacagggttaacagttATATCTATGTTGAAaaaaagctgggtttacaccaatgttataaacaaaatgttaataacttaatccttatagattctattagattgaacggagcttgacaaacacatatgttcatcatgtgtatgttaagtcatgttcaatccaatagaaaaGTTATTAACAACTTTGGTGACAACTTAAGTGGAGTAAAGTTTGGAGGTAcaaaaataatgtgaaaatattGAAGGAATAGAAAATCTCTTCATTCTAAACAAACTGGAAATTTATCATCACACAATAATTCTAATCTACTGAGCATTCAACACATTCATACCAGCTTATTTCTATTGATATACACAACCTAGGGTTATTTTTAACCGTCGGTTAAAGTAGTTCGATCACTAATCAGAggttattgataatttcaatagtTTGTGCGTGTATTGAGATTATCAATGAGTAAAATCTAGAAAGAATGGTGTTTGGATTTAGTTGGCAACTAATTTGAAAAAGATGatggaattttgtaaaacattttcaaattttgttggtgatttgaaaagttgattaattttataaaataatctgattaatacattttttttagggGAGCTTttttagttgaccgagcgaagtgaggtctaagattcaagtcgacggtttggcatttctcttaatgtttatatgttgcgcatttacggtgaaacgcggtaatagattttcatgaaatttgacaggtatgttcctttctaagttgcgcgtcgacgtatatacaaggtttttggaaattttgcatttcaaggataatataaaaggaaaaaaggagcctccttcatacgccaatattagagtagaaatcagactatagaattattcatcataaatcagctgtctagtggactataatactacccattcaaaaacatcgaacatcttgaaaattattgtatctttccattaacgttagtagacagttgactataatactacccgttcaaaaacatcgaacatcttgaaaatgtatctttccatgaacgttgtagacagttgcagccagacctgataacagcgctcacactcacattccggaatgacacgtcacggtacgatataggacagaaagatctatgtttatttaggattttttctagacattttaaattgataaattattttttaatttttgagataccataacaacaggtcaatgtagcttactgagcgtgaggtctactgttcacagaactactagttattttcaatattgacgACTTTCTTGGAATAGAATAGTGCTTTGTGGAATCTGATCCAAAACTGGTGAAAATTTGAGAATTTAATTTACAACTGGAGTTcattttctgattttttttcaagGCAATACTGACGAGGTTGAGACTTTTTTCAACACTGAGCAATTTTAGATTCATAATAGATTTGATTATATTTAAAGTAGCagaaaactattattattattaaaagaaaatccaaattaaatgctgtaaatcaccccgaagacttctgctactccaaatattgacaacagggtaaacagctagatggaaatttatCTGTAGCAGATAACCCTTTGCAAGGTTCTGTTTTAAGCACTAATCGATTAAATttagacaaactgaaaacttgaaaatgctcaaatccttattataggcctataaacatcctcggaaaattatgaatctataatatagatttgcatattatgcaaaatttcaagttaatgagttgagtagttgagacgtgatgatgcgtcattcgtgaatttcctatcccctacctgtataagccagttctttccttaattatattttagatatagaccagcaggtaacccgtggtccacaagggtccaattaaaaaattgacaaactgaaattcTGACCCACTGGAAtcttgtaaaattcaaaataggcaTATGAAAATCCTCAGTAAATTgagaatgtatatgcaaaacttcaagttaatgagttgagtagttgagacgtgatgttgcgtcattcgtgaatttcctatcccctacctgtataagtcagttctttcctttattatagtatagatttgcTCAATTTAGTAAATTACTTCCAacaaaattgttgtatagtagCGCTGATTTAAatcccatctagctgtttaccctgttgtcaatatttgcagtagcagaagtcttcggggtgattcacagcatttaattgtaatttcgtttaataataattatttatttattagcatttgaacaaatggaactttcaatttatttccaactGTAAAACTTGAACTAATAATTCACCATCATATTCCAAACACCACTCTacaaatatatgtttataatataacCAACTAACAAAGATATGTAGTAATTGGATATATATGTGCAAGGAATGCACATAATATACATAGTTATATTCATACAGCAGTTCCTtcacaatatataatatataatacaatatagatAACATTTCTTACGCTAAGCGTATCATACcttccaaaatatttttatagtcAGATTCACTTTCATTTGTCAGCATCTGTTATGAAATAACATAAATTCTGCCCATTGAATTTCATGCTGACAATATAAAGTCAATGCTATTTCGATTCCAAATTAGTACGAACTCAAAAAACgaatatttatgaaattatatggtaacaaataaataaaattgtgacctctaatcacaataaattagttGGGAAAATAGGATACTAAATGAAGtggacaaataaaataatacaacaaaatatacgacaaaataaatttataaccaataaataaataatattgtacaaatcATAATAgaagtgaaatgaaaataatttttacaacaatattacaataacagCATAATATATGTTAATCTGTTTACACAatgttatatatatttatagtaCAATAAAAACAACTATACAGTGAGAAGTAGTTAAAAATTTAGTAGAAACTGTCAACTACTGGTTTATTTTCAATGAAGatgtttgtaaaaaaataacatttcaacCTATTTCTAAACTGTACTAAGCAAGGTATAAGTTAGTacaattcataaatgaattgGCAGCGTGTGATAGGTGGACTGACGTTACAGGATAGGGTGTCTACTGATGCCAAATTATCTTAATAACAGGTTGGCTACAAATATATTATCTACGCCATGCTCACTATagcaagttgagatgataccgtatcatattgatttgatactgtatcatattgtgttgatactgcattatattgtggttgttcttgttctatagtgaggtccactttataatggcagtgtttgattaacattggtgttgctatccttgtctatcattccaaaaagtagatagcgaatgtatcaaatctgagtgttgtgtatcaagttgagatgatactgtgtcatgttgtggttgttcttgttctatagtgaggtccacgttataatgacagtggataaagataggagaaacgTTGCCGATTGTCTGCCTCAATTaattacattgttaaaaacggtCTTGCCAAGGTTGCGGAGCTACAAAATGATAGGGCTATCTGTTTTgtggaataatagacaaggataacaacaccaatgttaattaaatactgccattataacgtggacctcactatggaacaagaacaaccacaatatgatacagtatcatctcaactttatacgcaatattgatttgatacattcgctatctgctttgtggaatgatagacaaggatagcaacaccaatgttaatcaaatactgccattataacgtggacctcactatagaacaagaacaaccacaatatgatacagtatcaccacacatgatacagtatcaaatatAGTAAATTACAATGAATATTTACTACAAAGTAATGTTAAAATGTGGAGAGAATAGTTTTTAAAATGCTTAGTTTTGTGAAGTAAGTTTGAAAGGATTTGAAGTCTAAAATTGATTAATGAGGTAACTAATTGTAGATAAAACAGGAGTTTTTTGTattaaatgcaataatttaaAACAGTGACAAAATGCGTTAAATGACAGCCCATTACATAAATGCATAAACAGgaagaaaataaattcatttggggccggtttccgagctcaggatttagctaagttctagactttaaccagctggagtcagaaaattggctttccgaaacggggcgtagttgtagtttttatgataatctcattttctcatgtctataattggaaacgtttttccttacgaaatgaaacattcttaaataattcaaaatagctaaaactttacactattttctccttattttattttgtgttcaattttttcGAAATCCTATTATTGAcctagcgaagtgaggtctaagattcaagtcgacggtttggcatttctctaaatgtttttatgttgcgcatttacggcgaaacgcggtaatatattttcatgaaatttgacaggtatgttcctttttaaattgcgcgtcgacgtatatacaaggcatttggaaattttgcatttcaaggatatataaaaggaaaaaggagcctccttcatacgccaatattagagtaaaaatcagactatagaattattcatcataaatcagctgtttagtggactttaatactacccattcaaaaacatcgaacatcttgaaaatgtatctttccatcaacgtaagtagacagttgactataatactacccgttcaaaaacatcgaacatcttgaaaatgtatgtttccatgaacgttgtagacagttgcagccagacctgataacagcgctcacactcacattccgggacgacacgtcacggtacgataggacagaaagctctatgttcatttaggattttttctagacattttaaattgataaattatttattaatttttgagaaaacataacaacaggtcaatgtaacttactgagcgcgaggtctactgttcacagaactactagtattaagtgagcaatttctgtatttttatatttacatttatatcaggttatttatgttcaacggatctcgaaaacggttctaacgattttcacgaaatttggagcatagtaggtttatgatataaaaattctattgcacaggtctcatccttgggaaaactcgctgaacgacattaaaaggataatattcatccttggctgaaacagctgtggatagtaaaaaattgagaatgtgaaaaatcaaactatcgcatccccgaaattcataagatgacgtcatatagccagctgtgaaatataaacacgatcattttagagacttgtgttctgtttatcacaataaataaaaataattaatttgtatCTTTTAGTGTTCCTGAACATTTTCTCTGCTGATTTTCACATTCATTTCCCCACTATACGAGGATATTAGTTCATTTTGTTTGTTGAGCATTCAGTCAGTATGCGAACGAACACTCGGTGCCCCGAGATTTTAATTTAAGCATGGTCTGCGACTacgggaagccaattttctgacttcagctgttcAAAGTGTAgtacttagctgaatcccgaacGCTGACACCCGCCCTTAGTAGATTAACAGTGAAATATAGTAGAAtatcattgaaatattgtaaaactatcttttcctacagttacgttgaaaagtggccattgctgcactgattacagaacgcaaagaatcacttttccgctctagtgcgggaaaaatttttctgcactccagatttgcaacatggcaacgcaaaatacttagtaggttatatggagcaacagtgcagcaaaatcaaaatgaagttggtaacagtgactgctgtggctgctatagtgagcagacgtgcaaccaagcacaacgcgctaattattactatcatatattataaccaaggacaacatttttattcaatttgacaataaattaaggttttgaTCAATAagagcatcacacacacaaacatttgatgcatgtcaggcaattttacccataattacccacttttcatattcaatggtaactgtaggaaaaacttaatgtgaaatacgtgcgcaaagttcctctgctgcactcaagaaaccattccgccctcgcctacggctcgggcgtaaacgtttctttcggtgcatcaaactgtcactttgcgcactagttgcacaaataactattgaaatctagtgaaatataattaaaatatgaaaaattatcacaAGTGGAAGATAGATTGATACAAAACAAAACTCACTACAGGATATATTCGGTACAGATAAATTCAAGTAGAATGAAATTATCAACTGTAGAAAAAATTAACATTGAATGGAAGACTTGAGGAAGATATTAGAAAAAGATGCACTAActttgataaaatgataaaacagtgaaataatatcaacaaatatgaataaattaataatatcttAGTAAGGAAGGTATCTTTTGTTATATCTCATTTCAgactttaagggccggtttccgagctcgtgatttggctaagttctagactttaaacagctggagtaagaaaattggctttccaaaacggggcgtagtcgcagctttcataacagtagtcgcagtttttattttctcatttctataattggaaacgtttttccttgacgagattaaacatttctaaataattcaaaatagctgaaactttacactattttctctttatttcattttgtgtttaattttctagttttttgaaatttaattcaaacgtgactttgacaatgactacgactatgccccgttttggaaacccaattttcttactcca contains these protein-coding regions:
- the LOC120354300 gene encoding zinc finger protein 26-like, which translates into the protein MEALLRKRHLVVALSLICHCTLGHHGSASTEAPPRGSIVSYPSLHCTLGHHGSASTEAPPRGSIVSYLSLHTRVTSRAFRRVVARAADFVSPPDCRATTSYTIEEKSEEATVDSVQSRCSQTTWMVKVKTTQGQHRGPDMDNCDWPIHGADQHQDTIEDKHHIQLNVDNQSVYLDHNYSKHPIEIIRIKPEELIEEDEEEEEEEQQQQCGVEIGVRSGEIKQESDTCLQIESIYSLSSHRLDSDPSVIEQIKFGTGEIKEEEHISFETDHSDTLMQIEDISCDVVSENYESGSVSSGLHIPYFEERKCSSSHVSVDTTPGNTMMKDSEEVCNEMDLLIENARKNVIDAASYRDSTKCQLCGESFSNTRELNLHCRIHTSGKHACKFCDYKTTGKSQLISHLRTHTGERPFSCDLCNYKAKWKSQLISHLRTHTGERPFRCDLCDYKAIRKSTLSRHLEAHPG